One part of the Cyclobacteriaceae bacterium genome encodes these proteins:
- a CDS encoding WG repeat-containing protein has product MKLHLTVQGLNIRVIINGIFLLSFSATLAQTTAERLALNNLQKGKWEKSKMQLTKAIRKDTMNATAHYVLSTYFFVPENPAFQIDSAYANAVKALHLYQLSNQKQRDRMRRFPLDSALLVARREQIDSAAFERAKRINTEQAYIDFIQRFTTANQLGRARELRDEVAYIDALKENTYSSFLSYLTRYPHASRVPEASERYEKLLFEAKTKDRKLVSYESFIDEYPNSPYRAEAELQVLELSTAGGSPAAFLNFLKRYPVSKHMAKARNILYYLLVDNDQPLPPTVVNDSIRHVRNLEQDYLVPFLKDGKFGFMNSTGKEVIKPIADELEKEYRCGNITEELLVVADKIIGRNGAVIFSGEVDEADDLGNGYLLVSVGKCSSVIHKSGFVLDACVQDARVIADAFVALKKNNRWSMVTLLGRSVPLGDFDDIDSFDDVVVLKQASKIRLSKKESIAKAVDQGAPVYTRNFDEVKRWDGNMLWVRAGDTQGLLDMHLRERIPFGKKEIKPTFFGAVSVLAEGQKLWSSQTGESEIFSRTQIQKPWVLVQQAGRWKMADQHLKVFAKTSYDSVYFIGAFCMALSGDTLHAYVAPDRFVSLNRFARVQFLPGKDSVYYLLLDEGDKKTVFNSRGERLFTANYDRLEVAGENMFLAIRKEKRGLINLQGKPLVQPEYDAMGTVEQGSVPVLKDRKFGFLDVIGKKEIKPQYEKNLIRYNARLLIAHKGGLAGLIDWTNKPVTPFEYEEIRYWNDSSALVKRNFQWMIYNFIDKRVVIGKIKSFRWLRDTPEEKLLIIFQENNYGVISNKNGTVLPATYSDIVNLGSVSKPLYFTEKHVEEASIYVVIYYDHTGKLIRRQVFEVDDYERIYCSHN; this is encoded by the coding sequence TTGAAGCTTCATTTAACCGTGCAGGGATTGAACATTCGGGTAATTATCAACGGTATTTTTCTGCTCTCATTTTCGGCAACACTTGCTCAAACTACGGCCGAGCGATTGGCGCTGAACAACCTCCAAAAAGGCAAGTGGGAAAAGTCTAAAATGCAATTGACAAAGGCCATACGCAAGGACACGATGAACGCCACGGCACACTACGTTTTGTCCACTTACTTTTTTGTGCCCGAAAACCCGGCCTTTCAAATCGATTCGGCCTATGCCAATGCAGTAAAGGCCTTACACCTTTACCAGCTTTCAAACCAAAAGCAACGCGACCGGATGAGACGTTTTCCGCTTGACAGCGCCTTGTTGGTAGCCAGGCGCGAACAAATTGATAGTGCCGCTTTTGAACGGGCCAAGCGAATAAACACCGAGCAAGCTTATATTGATTTTATTCAACGCTTTACCACGGCCAACCAGTTAGGCCGTGCCCGTGAACTACGCGATGAAGTGGCCTATATCGATGCCCTGAAGGAAAATACCTACTCCAGTTTTTTATCGTACCTGACGCGGTATCCTCATGCCTCGCGTGTGCCGGAAGCCAGCGAACGGTATGAAAAATTGTTGTTTGAGGCCAAAACAAAGGACCGGAAGCTGGTCAGCTACGAGTCGTTTATTGACGAGTACCCCAATTCACCTTACCGTGCAGAGGCCGAGCTTCAGGTGTTAGAATTGTCCACCGCGGGCGGCAGCCCAGCAGCATTCTTAAACTTTTTAAAGCGCTACCCGGTCAGTAAACACATGGCTAAAGCCCGTAATATTCTCTATTACTTATTGGTTGACAATGACCAGCCGCTACCACCAACTGTAGTGAATGACTCCATACGGCACGTGCGCAACCTGGAACAGGATTACCTGGTGCCTTTTTTAAAGGACGGGAAATTTGGTTTTATGAACAGTACCGGCAAGGAGGTGATTAAACCAATTGCCGATGAATTAGAGAAAGAATACCGATGCGGAAATATCACGGAGGAGTTATTGGTTGTTGCCGATAAAATCATAGGTCGAAACGGGGCCGTTATTTTTTCCGGGGAAGTAGATGAGGCGGATGACCTGGGTAATGGCTACCTGTTGGTATCGGTAGGAAAATGTTCAAGTGTGATCCATAAATCCGGCTTTGTGTTGGATGCCTGTGTGCAGGATGCCCGGGTTATTGCCGATGCCTTTGTGGCTTTGAAGAAAAATAACCGATGGTCGATGGTAACGCTGCTGGGACGCAGTGTACCCCTTGGCGATTTTGACGACATTGATAGCTTTGATGATGTGGTTGTGCTAAAACAAGCCAGCAAGATCAGGCTGTCCAAAAAAGAAAGTATAGCTAAAGCAGTCGACCAAGGAGCACCGGTTTACACGCGTAACTTTGATGAAGTGAAACGCTGGGACGGTAACATGCTTTGGGTGAGGGCTGGTGATACCCAGGGATTGCTGGACATGCACCTGCGTGAACGGATACCTTTTGGTAAAAAAGAAATAAAACCAACATTTTTCGGTGCAGTATCAGTTTTGGCAGAAGGACAAAAATTGTGGAGCTCACAAACCGGGGAATCCGAAATTTTTAGCCGAACACAAATCCAAAAACCGTGGGTGTTGGTGCAACAGGCAGGCCGTTGGAAAATGGCCGATCAGCACCTTAAAGTATTTGCCAAAACCAGTTATGATAGTGTGTATTTCATTGGTGCGTTTTGTATGGCGCTTTCGGGCGATACCTTGCATGCTTACGTAGCCCCCGATCGGTTTGTATCGCTTAACCGCTTTGCCCGTGTGCAATTTTTACCCGGAAAGGACTCTGTTTACTATTTGTTGTTGGATGAAGGGGATAAGAAAACAGTGTTCAATAGCCGTGGTGAACGTTTGTTTACCGCGAACTATGATCGCCTTGAGGTTGCCGGAGAAAATATGTTCCTGGCTATCCGAAAAGAAAAACGCGGACTGATCAATCTTCAGGGCAAACCCCTTGTTCAACCTGAGTACGATGCCATGGGAACAGTTGAGCAGGGTAGTGTTCCGGTATTAAAAGACCGCAAGTTTGGTTTTCTTGATGTAATCGGAAAAAAGGAAATTAAACCGCAGTATGAGAAAAACCTTATCCGTTACAATGCCCGGCTATTAATTGCCCACAAAGGTGGTTTGGCGGGCCTTATCGATTGGACCAACAAGCCGGTAACACCTTTTGAGTATGAGGAGATCCGCTACTGGAATGATTCATCCGCCTTGGTAAAACGTAATTTTCAATGGATGATTTATAATTTTATCGACAAACGTGTTGTTATCGGGAAAATTAAAAGCTTTCGATGGTTACGCGATACACCTGAGGAAAAATTATTGATCATATTCCAGGAAAATAACTACGGGGTAATCAGCAATAAAAATGGTACGGTGCTGCCCGCTACGTACAGTGATATTGTAAACCTGGGCTCTGTTTCCAAACCGCTATACTTCACCGAAAAACATGTGGAGGAAGCCTCCATTTATGTGGTGATTTATTACGACCATACAGGCAAACTTATTCGCAGACAGGTTTTTGAAGTGGACGATTACGAGCGTATTTACTGTTCACATAATTAA
- a CDS encoding response regulator, translating into MPDKKFRTVMLIDDNEIDNLINQKMIESASITENIYTHTGAKSAIEFLRNMERLDVADKVLPDVIFLDIDMPLMDGFQFLEEFEKLSNVAKKKCKIVMLTSSINPQDFSRSKKYENVKLYLNKPLSHENILKLEV; encoded by the coding sequence ATGCCCGACAAAAAATTCAGGACTGTAATGCTTATTGATGACAACGAGATTGACAACCTCATTAATCAGAAGATGATCGAGTCGGCTTCTATTACCGAAAACATCTATACGCATACCGGGGCGAAAAGTGCTATTGAATTTTTACGCAATATGGAACGCCTGGATGTTGCCGATAAGGTTTTACCGGATGTGATTTTCCTGGATATAGATATGCCGTTAATGGATGGCTTTCAATTTTTAGAAGAATTTGAAAAGCTGAGCAATGTGGCAAAAAAGAAATGCAAAATTGTAATGCTCACCTCATCCATAAACCCCCAGGATTTTAGCCGTTCAAAAAAGTATGAGAATGTTAAGCTTTATTTGAACAAGCCATTATCCCACGAGAATATCTTAAAACTCGAAGTTTAG
- a CDS encoding aldehyde dehydrogenase family protein: MKASPIQKTLSTLGLKSTNPGVSTGKKWIKTKGTHIKSYSPVDGALIGSVQAADEKSFQDVVAVSKEAFKEWRKWPAPKRGEVVRQIGEALRKFKEPLGKLVSYEMGKSYQEGLGEVQEMIDICDFAVGLSRQLHGLTMHSERPNHRMYEQYHPLGIVGIISSFNFPVAVWSWNTMLAWVCGDTCIWKPSEKTPLCSVACQLIIAKVFEANSVPEGVSCLVNGDASIGKLMAQCEAIPLVSATGSTRMGRAVGKMVVERFGRPLLELGGNNAIIITENANLDMAIRGALFGAVGTAGQRCTTTRRLIIHEKVYNDVKNRLKKAYAQLAIGNPLDSKNHVGPLIDQQAVALYLNALSEIKKQGGKFVVEGGVLKGKGYQSGCYVKPAIAEVKNNFPIVQQETFAPILYLIRYKTLDEAIEIQNDVKQGLSSAIMTTDLRQMEQFLSHAGSDCGIANVNIGTSGAEIGGAFGGEKESGGGRESGSDAWKIYMRRQTNTINFGDSLPLAQGIKFDL, translated from the coding sequence ATGAAAGCTTCGCCCATACAAAAAACACTTTCCACACTTGGATTAAAATCCACCAACCCTGGCGTATCCACCGGTAAGAAATGGATCAAAACCAAGGGCACCCATATTAAATCATATTCACCGGTTGATGGTGCTTTGATCGGTTCGGTACAGGCAGCGGATGAAAAATCATTTCAGGATGTGGTGGCCGTTTCAAAAGAAGCCTTTAAGGAATGGCGCAAATGGCCTGCCCCTAAACGCGGTGAGGTAGTAAGGCAGATTGGCGAAGCGCTTCGAAAGTTTAAAGAGCCACTCGGTAAATTGGTTTCGTATGAGATGGGAAAATCTTACCAGGAGGGTTTAGGCGAAGTGCAGGAAATGATTGACATCTGTGATTTTGCAGTGGGGTTGTCGCGCCAACTCCACGGCCTAACCATGCATTCGGAAAGGCCAAACCACCGGATGTATGAGCAATACCACCCCTTGGGTATTGTAGGCATTATTTCATCCTTCAATTTCCCTGTAGCGGTGTGGTCGTGGAATACCATGTTAGCCTGGGTATGTGGCGATACCTGCATCTGGAAGCCTTCGGAAAAAACACCTTTGTGCAGTGTTGCCTGTCAACTGATTATTGCAAAGGTGTTTGAAGCGAATAGTGTACCCGAAGGTGTTTCGTGCCTGGTTAATGGTGATGCGTCCATTGGCAAATTGATGGCGCAGTGCGAAGCTATACCGTTGGTATCGGCTACCGGCTCAACCCGCATGGGTAGGGCAGTAGGAAAAATGGTGGTAGAGCGTTTTGGACGACCGCTGTTGGAATTGGGTGGTAACAATGCCATTATTATTACCGAAAACGCTAACCTTGATATGGCTATACGAGGTGCTTTATTTGGTGCAGTAGGTACGGCAGGCCAGCGATGCACCACCACACGTAGGTTAATTATACACGAAAAGGTTTATAACGATGTTAAGAACCGGTTGAAGAAAGCTTACGCCCAACTGGCCATTGGCAACCCGCTTGATTCAAAAAACCATGTGGGCCCGCTTATCGATCAGCAAGCCGTTGCCCTTTACCTCAACGCCTTAAGCGAAATAAAAAAGCAAGGCGGAAAGTTTGTGGTTGAGGGTGGTGTATTGAAAGGTAAGGGCTATCAGTCGGGTTGCTATGTAAAACCTGCCATTGCTGAGGTAAAGAATAATTTCCCTATCGTTCAACAAGAAACTTTTGCACCTATACTGTACCTGATCCGCTACAAAACGTTGGACGAAGCTATTGAAATTCAAAATGATGTGAAGCAAGGGCTGTCTTCAGCCATAATGACTACCGATTTGCGCCAAATGGAACAATTCCTTTCACATGCCGGATCGGACTGTGGTATTGCCAATGTTAATATTGGCACCTCAGGGGCTGAGATAGGAGGAGCTTTTGGTGGCGAAAAGGAATCCGGTGGCGGACGCGAATCCGGTTCGGATGCCTGGAAGATTTACATGCGCAGGCAAACCAATACCATCAATTTTGGAGACTCCTTACCACTGGCACAAGGCATTAAATTCGACCTGTAA
- a CDS encoding helix-turn-helix domain-containing protein: MMYAHGPTERQTTTDRIDAAIKFINTTSSHIFLTGKAGTGKTTFLKNLAQSTHKSFVVVAPTGIAALNAGGVTIHSQFLLPRGTFLPERYLPPDFENTGSYFSTDMLGRKHPLNSERKQVLRSIDLLVIDEVSMLRADVLDAIDYRLKAARGNFYQAFGGVQVLFIGDLYQLPPVVKGEEAHVLGRYYASPWFYEARALHHAPFVYIELDKIFRQQDNSFIHILNNLRHNVISESDIEELNRHFQPEEAIKNIKEIITLTTHNYKADELNRKALLELKAPSHYYTATLEGDFPESMYPVLPQLELKEGAQIMFIKNDTEGNAYVNGKLATVKSLSDDQITVSMAETHETYTLKKETWENKKYTINANTRELDDEVVGTFVQYPIKLAWAITVHKSQGLTFDKAIIDVDQAFADGQVYVALSRLRSLNGLVLRTKINPRVIGTNPTIVAFSEQHNNPQKLLPELKARQQDFAFEMLTKTFDFETLVKEIRFLKKGQADDPSNALSVKPLLTQLEQSLEAEKETTGKFKRQLDNLLQQNDRITLLERIRKGSTYYKNLLYKNLNDLLHHIAETKQRKRVKTYLSSLNDLDQSLSKKIEEVDKAALLTQAILEGKDPEGLSALAEKRAAIRNEMLREVDKKIPPAVAKPRKKKSTRVKKDDRSTYDITLEYFNAGLTLPQIAHERGLAIGTIESHLAKAVETGRIQITRFMPEDRIEEIMKAIEDLPDPFSSKELYEKLMGKFSYGELRATMAHAGKKAIRKTEDL; this comes from the coding sequence ATGATGTACGCACACGGACCAACCGAAAGACAAACCACTACCGACCGGATTGATGCGGCCATAAAATTTATCAACACCACCAGCAGCCATATTTTTCTTACCGGCAAAGCGGGCACCGGCAAAACCACCTTCCTGAAAAATCTTGCCCAAAGCACCCATAAATCATTTGTGGTGGTTGCCCCTACAGGCATTGCCGCCCTCAATGCCGGTGGGGTTACCATACATTCGCAATTTTTGTTACCGAGAGGCACCTTTTTACCCGAACGTTACCTGCCACCAGATTTTGAGAATACCGGAAGTTATTTCTCAACTGACATGCTGGGCCGCAAACACCCTCTGAACAGTGAACGTAAACAAGTACTGCGTTCTATCGATTTACTGGTGATCGATGAAGTGAGCATGCTGCGTGCAGATGTACTGGATGCCATAGACTACCGCTTAAAGGCAGCGCGGGGAAATTTTTACCAGGCTTTTGGCGGTGTGCAGGTATTGTTTATCGGTGATCTGTACCAATTGCCTCCGGTAGTAAAAGGTGAAGAGGCACACGTGCTTGGCAGGTACTATGCCTCGCCATGGTTTTATGAAGCCCGGGCACTTCACCACGCTCCGTTTGTTTATATTGAGTTAGATAAAATTTTCAGGCAGCAGGATAATTCTTTTATCCACATCCTGAACAACCTGCGCCATAACGTTATATCCGAATCGGATATTGAAGAACTAAACCGGCACTTTCAACCCGAAGAAGCCATAAAAAATATTAAGGAGATTATAACACTCACCACCCATAATTATAAAGCTGATGAATTGAACCGGAAAGCTTTGCTTGAACTAAAAGCACCTTCACACTATTATACCGCAACCCTTGAAGGCGACTTTCCTGAAAGTATGTACCCCGTATTACCTCAACTTGAATTAAAAGAAGGCGCGCAGATCATGTTCATTAAAAATGATACAGAAGGCAATGCTTATGTGAATGGAAAACTCGCTACTGTAAAATCACTTTCCGATGACCAGATAACAGTAAGCATGGCCGAGACACACGAAACCTATACGTTGAAAAAAGAAACCTGGGAGAATAAAAAATACACCATTAATGCCAACACCCGTGAACTTGATGACGAAGTGGTGGGCACATTTGTGCAGTATCCGATTAAACTTGCGTGGGCCATAACCGTTCACAAAAGCCAGGGGCTTACGTTTGATAAAGCGATTATTGATGTTGACCAGGCTTTTGCCGATGGACAAGTTTATGTGGCGCTTTCGCGGTTACGCTCGTTAAACGGGCTGGTGCTCCGCACAAAAATTAATCCACGGGTTATTGGAACAAACCCAACTATTGTTGCCTTTTCAGAACAACACAACAACCCGCAAAAATTATTGCCTGAATTAAAGGCCCGGCAGCAAGACTTTGCTTTCGAAATGCTTACCAAAACGTTTGACTTTGAAACCCTGGTAAAAGAAATACGCTTTCTGAAAAAAGGACAAGCCGATGACCCATCCAACGCGCTTTCAGTAAAACCGTTGTTAACACAACTGGAGCAATCATTGGAAGCTGAAAAAGAAACTACAGGCAAATTCAAACGACAGCTCGACAACTTGTTGCAACAAAACGATCGTATTACGCTACTTGAACGGATCCGGAAAGGGAGTACCTATTACAAAAACTTACTCTATAAAAACCTTAACGACCTGCTGCACCATATCGCTGAAACGAAACAGCGTAAGCGGGTAAAGACCTACCTGAGCAGTTTAAACGACCTGGATCAATCGCTTTCAAAAAAAATAGAAGAAGTGGATAAGGCAGCCCTGCTGACACAGGCCATACTTGAAGGGAAAGATCCTGAGGGGTTATCGGCTTTGGCCGAAAAACGTGCGGCCATCAGAAATGAAATGCTCCGCGAGGTTGACAAAAAAATACCGCCCGCAGTTGCCAAACCCAGGAAGAAAAAATCTACCCGTGTCAAAAAAGATGACCGGAGCACTTACGATATAACACTGGAATATTTCAATGCCGGCCTCACCCTGCCACAAATTGCCCACGAACGTGGCCTTGCCATTGGCACGATTGAATCACATTTGGCAAAAGCAGTTGAGACCGGGCGAATTCAAATTACCCGATTTATGCCTGAGGACAGGATTGAAGAAATTATGAAAGCAATAGAAGACTTGCCTGATCCATTCAGCTCAAAGGAATTATACGAAAAGTTAATGGGCAAGTTCAGCTATGGTGAGCTAAGGGCTACCATGGCCCATGCAGGAAAAAAAGCTATTCGTAAAACAGAAGATCTATAA
- a CDS encoding alkaline phosphatase family protein, with translation MRTIISVFFTIIFFQATAQLQSIDRPRLVVGITVDQMRQEYIYRYYSTYGDNGFKRLINGGFMLENGHYNYIPTYTGAGHASIYTGTTPAIHGVIGNEWYDKTMEKTVYCVSDDRQKTVGSTSENNGKMSPHRMLTTTITDELKLATQKRSKVLGISVKDRGAILPAGHMADAAYWYDGKTGRFITSTFYMDKLPPWLEKFNSQQLADKYLSGTWNTLLPLNQYDASGADVSPYEGKLTGNNSTFPYDLAALRKTNGNFELLSQTPFSNDYLTELAKATIDGEKLGADQWTDFLAVSYSAPDIIGHRVGPYAIELQDVYIRLDKNIEDLLKKLDQAVGEGNYLVFLTADHAVAEVPQFLADNKVPAGILRASQLSANLGEFLNTYFPDRKVIKAISGEQIHLNHESFSADPRSGGVDLLVATELISNFLMQQSGIANVYPKSLLRQGDFNEGGLKGMAIRGYHPKRSGDMTVILEPAWFESGRIQGTTHGSPYTYDTHVPILFYGKGIKQGSSVQHYTITDIAPTLSMLLKIKLPNGSTGHPIGELMK, from the coding sequence ATGAGAACAATCATTTCTGTTTTTTTTACGATAATCTTTTTTCAGGCAACAGCACAATTACAATCCATTGACCGTCCGCGGCTGGTGGTAGGTATTACGGTGGACCAAATGCGTCAGGAATATATCTATCGGTATTATTCAACCTATGGCGATAACGGTTTTAAACGATTGATCAATGGGGGCTTCATGCTTGAAAATGGCCACTATAATTATATACCAACGTATACCGGGGCAGGCCATGCCTCTATTTATACCGGCACAACACCGGCCATTCACGGTGTAATCGGTAACGAGTGGTACGACAAAACAATGGAGAAAACAGTGTATTGTGTTTCGGACGACCGACAGAAAACGGTAGGCAGTACTTCCGAGAACAATGGAAAAATGTCGCCACACCGTATGCTCACCACCACCATTACTGACGAACTGAAATTGGCCACGCAAAAGCGATCGAAGGTTCTGGGTATTTCTGTTAAAGACAGGGGCGCCATTTTACCGGCTGGCCACATGGCCGATGCGGCTTATTGGTACGATGGTAAAACCGGCCGGTTTATTACCAGCACATTTTACATGGATAAACTTCCGCCCTGGCTTGAAAAATTTAACAGTCAGCAACTGGCCGACAAGTATCTTTCCGGCACCTGGAACACATTATTACCCCTGAATCAATATGATGCCAGTGGAGCCGATGTAAGCCCTTATGAAGGAAAACTTACCGGCAATAATTCAACTTTTCCTTACGACCTGGCTGCGCTCAGGAAAACCAACGGCAATTTTGAACTGCTCTCTCAAACCCCGTTCTCCAATGATTATTTGACCGAATTGGCAAAAGCAACTATTGATGGCGAGAAACTCGGGGCTGATCAATGGACTGATTTTTTAGCTGTATCCTATTCGGCACCTGATATTATCGGGCATCGTGTAGGGCCCTATGCCATTGAGTTGCAGGATGTGTATATCCGTTTGGATAAAAACATAGAGGACCTGCTTAAAAAACTGGATCAGGCTGTAGGAGAGGGTAACTACCTGGTTTTCCTTACGGCTGATCATGCCGTTGCAGAGGTGCCACAATTTTTGGCCGACAATAAGGTGCCGGCCGGTATACTTCGGGCAAGCCAGCTTTCGGCAAACCTGGGCGAATTCCTGAATACCTATTTTCCGGATAGAAAAGTTATTAAAGCTATTTCCGGTGAGCAAATACATCTCAACCATGAAAGTTTTAGTGCCGATCCGCGCTCGGGCGGAGTAGATTTACTGGTGGCGACAGAATTGATTTCAAACTTTTTGATGCAACAGTCTGGCATTGCCAATGTGTATCCGAAAAGTTTGTTACGCCAAGGCGATTTCAATGAAGGTGGACTGAAAGGCATGGCCATTCGTGGGTATCATCCGAAGCGCAGTGGCGACATGACCGTAATCCTTGAACCGGCTTGGTTTGAAAGCGGCCGCATACAAGGAACAACGCATGGCTCACCTTATACATACGACACACACGTACCTATTCTTTTTTACGGCAAGGGCATTAAACAAGGATCATCCGTACAGCATTACACCATTACCGACATAGCCCCAACACTTTCAATGCTGCTGAAAATAAAACTCCCCAACGGCAGCACGGGGCATCCCATTGGGGAGTTAATGAAATAG
- a CDS encoding sodium-dependent transporter, producing the protein MSIQASDNRGQWGSKFGFIMAAAGSAVGLGNIWRFPYITGQNGGGAFVFVYILCVLLVGLPLLYNETAFGRLTGKNTVGAFKDTGANKFWQITAGFLALSVSFFVLTYYGVIAGWTIGYIISEFTDFIKDFETFRSNALYVIPFFAVFMVITVYIVQAGVSGGIEKASKILMPVLFILIVLVIFRSITLPGAMDGVKYYLTPDFSKINGNTILAALGQAFFSLSIGWGIMITYGSYLPKSNNIISSGLWVGSMDTLVALLGGLMIFPAVFAFGKDPAGGTTLVFQVLPEIFNSMPAGGNIVGALFFLLLCIAALTSSISMIEVPASYLIDEKKWGRKKASWIIGIAAFLIGIPSALSGGASKFFTEISINFFGSAKTGFLDIMDALFGTLFIVIVCLMTALYVGWVLKPQKVSDEIGLGSPFYHKKLVFGLSPSQLWIFFIKFICPIVILLVLLATIGVIKADV; encoded by the coding sequence ATGTCAATTCAAGCATCTGATAATCGTGGCCAGTGGGGCTCAAAGTTTGGTTTTATCATGGCTGCCGCAGGCTCTGCGGTGGGCCTTGGCAACATCTGGCGATTTCCCTATATAACCGGCCAAAATGGTGGTGGCGCTTTTGTTTTTGTTTACATCCTGTGTGTGCTTTTGGTTGGTTTGCCGTTATTGTACAACGAAACAGCTTTTGGCCGCCTAACCGGTAAAAATACCGTAGGTGCATTTAAAGATACCGGGGCCAATAAGTTTTGGCAGATCACGGCTGGTTTCCTTGCACTGTCAGTAAGTTTTTTTGTGCTCACTTATTATGGAGTAATTGCCGGATGGACCATCGGTTACATCATCAGTGAGTTCACCGACTTTATTAAAGACTTTGAAACCTTCCGTTCGAATGCACTTTATGTAATACCTTTTTTTGCTGTGTTCATGGTTATTACGGTTTACATCGTTCAGGCAGGTGTATCAGGAGGGATTGAGAAAGCTTCAAAAATTTTAATGCCCGTTCTTTTCATCTTAATTGTTCTGGTGATTTTCAGAAGCATTACCTTACCGGGCGCCATGGATGGTGTGAAATATTACCTCACTCCTGACTTCTCCAAAATAAACGGCAATACCATTTTGGCGGCTTTGGGCCAGGCTTTCTTCTCGCTTTCCATTGGTTGGGGCATCATGATTACCTATGGCTCCTACCTGCCGAAAAGCAACAACATTATCAGCAGCGGATTGTGGGTAGGCTCCATGGATACCCTTGTTGCCTTGCTTGGCGGGTTAATGATATTCCCCGCTGTGTTTGCCTTTGGAAAAGATCCTGCCGGAGGAACAACCCTAGTGTTTCAGGTGCTGCCCGAAATTTTCAACTCCATGCCTGCGGGCGGTAATATTGTAGGCGCACTCTTCTTTTTGTTATTGTGCATTGCAGCCTTAACTTCATCTATCTCCATGATTGAAGTACCGGCCTCATATTTAATTGACGAAAAGAAATGGGGCCGCAAAAAAGCATCATGGATTATTGGCATTGCTGCGTTCCTGATTGGTATCCCTTCTGCCTTATCAGGCGGAGCTTCAAAGTTTTTTACAGAAATCAGTATTAATTTCTTCGGTTCAGCAAAAACTGGTTTTCTGGATATAATGGATGCTTTATTTGGCACCTTATTTATAGTGATTGTGTGCTTAATGACTGCCCTCTATGTAGGTTGGGTACTTAAGCCTCAAAAGGTTTCGGATGAAATCGGGTTGGGTTCACCGTTCTACCATAAGAAGCTTGTGTTTGGATTATCCCCCTCGCAGTTGTGGATATTTTTTATAAAGTTCATCTGCCCGATTGTAATCCTGTTGGTGTTGTTGGCAACAATAGGCGTTATTAAGGCAGACGTATAA